One stretch of Arachis duranensis cultivar V14167 chromosome 1, aradu.V14167.gnm2.J7QH, whole genome shotgun sequence DNA includes these proteins:
- the LOC110274202 gene encoding transcription initiation factor TFIID subunit 2-like: protein MGLTDAFNYQRNIFVLDPDSKPLEVPSSTQNPAQDLAVSEGLKDAIDEVAKNVLHEAGKEVHDEAVKETPPMQSPKQLQTEIPLAPPLETQNAECPQEPLTEAHNTEFHREPPTEARNSEFHQEPPIETRIEVSKEADTISNSHERKTKIKIKVKQSSAASRADTDNQIAERSLGAGRNDIDHGPTSSVSVDAPPRNCAETISTGHHNIEEVNSWHDRGSRMTASIGSAKIVSDGDELVKELQCTADSSVVYSHPLPEDPSSSSIIQDNNIDADARRYASLQTLSIARRDPDEDSLRKEASGRGKEKHKSKEKKRKREDHKDHKGRHHDDPEYLERKRLKKEKKRKEKELAKLRSEEAKRSSLENSSKKEEPPQPKPVVPSGYNNNNSRIAEVRRVESKPETSEGISSGAPKLRIKYKNQMLGKS, encoded by the coding sequence ATGGGTCTCACAGATGCTTTTAACTATCAGAGGAACATATTTGTTCTTGATCCAGATAGTAAACCTTTGGAAGTGCCAAGCTCTACCCAAAATCCAGCACAAGATTTGGCCGTGAGTGAGGGTTTGAAGGATGCGATTGATGAAGTTGCCAAGAATGTACTTCATGAAGCTGGCAAAGAAGTGCATGACGAAGCTGTGAAGGAAACTCCACCAATGCAATCTCCAAAACAACTGCAAACAGAAATTCCCCTGGCTCCTCCATTGGAAACTCAAAATGCAGAATGCCCCCAGGAACCACTAACAGAGGCTCATAATACAGAGTTCCACAGGGAACCCCCAACAGAAGCTCGAAATAGTGAATTTCACCAGGAGCCACCAATAGAAACTCGGATTGAAGTTTCCAAAGAAGCTGATACTATATCCAATAGCCATGAACGGAAGACGAAGATTAAAATCAAGGTTAAACAATCTTCTGCAGCCAGTCGAGCTGATACTGATAATCAAATAGCGGAACGATCTTTAGGCGCCGGTCGTAATGATATTGATCATGGGCCTACAAGTTCGGTTTCAGTGGATGCACCCCCGAGGAATTGTGCAGAGACTATAAGCACTGGTCATCACAATATTGAGGAAGTTAATTCCTGGCACGACCGTGGTTCACGCATGACTGCTAGCATAGGTAGTGCAAAAATTGTGAGTGACGGCGATGAATTAGTCAAAGAATTACAATGCACCGCCGACTCAAGTGTGGTTTATTCGCACCCTTTGCCAGAGGATCCATCATCATCTAGCATTATCCAGGACAACAACATAGACGCTGATGCACGGCGATATGCAAGCCTCCAGACTCTCTCAATCGCACGGCGTGACCCTGATGAAGACTCATTGAGAAAAGAAGCTTCGGGCCGTGGGAAAGAAAAGCacaaaagcaaagaaaagaaacggAAGCGGGAGGATCATAAGGATCACAAGGGACGGCACCATGATGACCCAGAATATCTAGAGCGAAAAAGgttgaagaaagagaagaaacgcAAGGAAAAAGAATTGGCAAAACTGCGGAGTGAAGAAGCAAAAAGATCCTCTCTGGAAAATTCAAGTAAGAAAGAAGAACCTCCTCAGCCGAAACCTGTTGTACCCAGtggatataataataataattctaggATAGCAGAGGTCAGAAGGGTTGAATCCAAACCCGAGACATCAGAAGGTATATCATCTGGTGCTCCAAAACTTcgaattaaatataaaaaccaAATGCTTGGTAAGTCTTAA